The Pelagibius sp. CAU 1746 genomic sequence GCGCTCCTGCAGGTCAATCATGGTCATCGTATGCCGTCCCCTTGCTGCCAAAGATGATTCGAGCGAATTCGCTGCCCCTCTTACAGCGCCCGGCGATAGGTGCTGTCAAGTGTCAGGTCCTTGCGCGGCCCGGTCACCCGCCAGATCACGCGCCAGCTATCGGCGTCCGGAACCGAGAATTCGCCCTCGTAGCGGTCCGGGTCGCAAAGATGCGTGCAGGCCCAAAGGCCGCGCGACAGATCGAGATCGTGGAAGAAACGGCCGTCGCGGAAGTGGACCGCCGCGCGAGTCGGAGTGCCCTGGCCCGGCGCCGGAAAGGCATAGCGGTAGGACTGCTCCGCCGGGCCCACATGGTCGCCGATCGTCAGCCGGCCTTCCTCCCGGTAAAGCAGATCCCCCTCCAGCGGCGCGAAAAGAGCCTGGCCGCTGAGCCGGCCCTGCTGGCCGGCCCGGCGGTCGTCGAGCCGTCGCTCCAGGCGCCATAAACCTTGAAGAAACTCCTTCAAATCACTGATTTGAATGAAATTTCCCACGGACTCCACAGATGTCCTCCACCGGCTTATGCAGAGGCGAGACGCTCCAGGGCGCTCTGCAGCTTGGTCATGGTCTGCTGGCTGTCGGCCAGACGCTCGCGCTGCTCGGCCACCACTTCTTCGGGCGCCTTGGCGAGGAACTGCTCGTTGGAGAGCTTCTTGTCGAGCTTGGTAATCTCGCCCTTCAGCTTGTCCATTTCCTTCTTCAGCCGCGCCTGCTCCTGGTCCAGGTCGATGACCTCGGCCAGCGGCAGCACCAGGGAGCATTCGTCCAGCACGTCCTGCACCGAGCCCTGGGGCACCGGCTGGTCGAAGGCGATGGTCTCGACCCGCGCCAAGGTCTTGATCAGCGCCTCGTGGTCGCCGACCCGCGCCTTGGACCCGGCGGAAGCGTCGTTGACGATGAGGGCGATTCGCGCCCCCGGCGGCACGTTCATCTCAGAGCGCACGGCGCGGATCTGGCCGATCATGCGTACCACCCAGCCCAAGGTCGCGTCGGCCTCGGCATCGGTGAGGTTCTCGGCGAAGACCGGCCAGGCCGAGGTGGTCATCAGGCTCGCTTCGCCCCCACCTTCACCGGGGCCGGTCTGCTGCCACAGTTCCTCGGTGAGGAAGGGCATGATGGGGTGCAGCAGGAACAGCGCCTGGTGCAGCACCCACTGGG encodes the following:
- a CDS encoding DUF6314 family protein, with product MKEFLQGLWRLERRLDDRRAGQQGRLSGQALFAPLEGDLLYREEGRLTIGDHVGPAEQSYRYAFPAPGQGTPTRAAVHFRDGRFFHDLDLSRGLWACTHLCDPDRYEGEFSVPDADSWRVIWRVTGPRKDLTLDSTYRRAL